One window from the genome of Hoplias malabaricus isolate fHopMal1 chromosome X2, fHopMal1.hap1, whole genome shotgun sequence encodes:
- the LOC136677325 gene encoding protein yippee-like 1 isoform X1 produces the protein MKRSLFGGKYSLLYLLQSEGFFSPVVFVWNVPHTHSTTTTAFACIFQCFFCQQVQQSCNSSSASADEPSEENHDCEMVKMTKSKTFQAYLPNCHRTYSCIHCRAHLANHDELISKSFQGSQGRAYLFNSVVNVGCGPAEERVLLTGLHAVADIYCENCKTTLGWKYEHAFESSQKYKEGKFIIELAHMIKDNGWE, from the exons ATGAAAAGATCCCTGTTTGGGGGGAAATATAGCCTTCTCTACTTGCTCCAATCAGAG ggttttttttctcctgtggtgtttgtgtggaacGTGCCACACACCCACTCCACAACAACGACGGCTTTTGCTTGCATcttccagtgtttcttctgtCAGCAAGTTCAGCAGAGCTGTAATTCATCCAGTGCTAGTGCCGACGAGCCCAGTGAGGAGAACCACGACTGTGAGATGGTGAAGATGACCAAGTCGAAAACCTTCCAGGCTTACCTTCCCAATTGTCACCGTACTTACAGCTGCATCCACTGCCGAGCACACCTGGCCAACCACGATGAGCTCATCTCAAAG TCATTCCAAGGAAGCCAGGGACGAGCCTACCTCTTCAACTCAGT GGTGAATGTGGGCTGTGGTCCAGCAGAGGAGAGGGTTCTCCTCACAGGTTTACATGCTGTGGCAGACATCTACtgtgaaaactgtaaaaccactCTGGGCTGGAAATAC GAGCATGCATTTGAGAGCAGTCAGAAATACAAGGAGGGCAAGTTCATCATTGAGCTGGCTCACATGATCAAGGACAACGGCTGGGAGTGA
- the LOC136677325 gene encoding protein yippee-like 1 isoform X3: MVKMTKSKTFQAYLPNCHRTYSCIHCRAHLANHDELISKSFQGSQGRAYLFNSVVNVGCGPAEERVLLTGLHAVADIYCENCKTTLGWKYEHAFESSQKYKEGKFIIELAHMIKDNGWE, encoded by the exons ATGGTGAAGATGACCAAGTCGAAAACCTTCCAGGCTTACCTTCCCAATTGTCACCGTACTTACAGCTGCATCCACTGCCGAGCACACCTGGCCAACCACGATGAGCTCATCTCAAAG TCATTCCAAGGAAGCCAGGGACGAGCCTACCTCTTCAACTCAGT GGTGAATGTGGGCTGTGGTCCAGCAGAGGAGAGGGTTCTCCTCACAGGTTTACATGCTGTGGCAGACATCTACtgtgaaaactgtaaaaccactCTGGGCTGGAAATAC GAGCATGCATTTGAGAGCAGTCAGAAATACAAGGAGGGCAAGTTCATCATTGAGCTGGCTCACATGATCAAGGACAACGGCTGGGAGTGA
- the LOC136677325 gene encoding protein yippee-like 1 isoform X2, with product MKRSLFGGKYSLLYLLQSECFFCQQVQQSCNSSSASADEPSEENHDCEMVKMTKSKTFQAYLPNCHRTYSCIHCRAHLANHDELISKSFQGSQGRAYLFNSVVNVGCGPAEERVLLTGLHAVADIYCENCKTTLGWKYEHAFESSQKYKEGKFIIELAHMIKDNGWE from the exons ATGAAAAGATCCCTGTTTGGGGGGAAATATAGCCTTCTCTACTTGCTCCAATCAGAG tgtttcttctgtCAGCAAGTTCAGCAGAGCTGTAATTCATCCAGTGCTAGTGCCGACGAGCCCAGTGAGGAGAACCACGACTGTGAGATGGTGAAGATGACCAAGTCGAAAACCTTCCAGGCTTACCTTCCCAATTGTCACCGTACTTACAGCTGCATCCACTGCCGAGCACACCTGGCCAACCACGATGAGCTCATCTCAAAG TCATTCCAAGGAAGCCAGGGACGAGCCTACCTCTTCAACTCAGT GGTGAATGTGGGCTGTGGTCCAGCAGAGGAGAGGGTTCTCCTCACAGGTTTACATGCTGTGGCAGACATCTACtgtgaaaactgtaaaaccactCTGGGCTGGAAATAC GAGCATGCATTTGAGAGCAGTCAGAAATACAAGGAGGGCAAGTTCATCATTGAGCTGGCTCACATGATCAAGGACAACGGCTGGGAGTGA